One genomic window of Peromyscus maniculatus bairdii isolate BWxNUB_F1_BW_parent chromosome 2, HU_Pman_BW_mat_3.1, whole genome shotgun sequence includes the following:
- the LOC143271944 gene encoding putative selection and upkeep of intraepithelial T-cells protein 1 homolog isoform X2, translated as MDDGKLLVYRLGIVAMCLLHMVTLRAERFTVTGLEKPVLAPFGAVLELSCQLSPPQNAQHMEIRWFRTHYTQPINLYEDGKDLFGKIIPKYVERTELLKDAIGEGKVTLRIFNVNPDDDGHYHCIFKDGKFYEEHITEVKVIAVSSRVQILVHPPTTKGVIVECHSRGWFPQPHLEWRDSRGGVIPAASKSHSRNEDKLFDMKMTLLLRDSSLRNVTCCIWNRLTGQEESTSIVLPVEMFSWNFIWTMIVAVILTMMALFIIIPSIKLHILEDAQLDLDGMWLDDMTMILSMLMVFVVMLITFIFFILRGAQDHTQHQG; from the exons aacGATTTACAGTGACTGGATTAGAGAAGCCAGTCTTGGCTCCATTTGGTGCAGTACTTGAGCTCAGTTGTCAGCTTTCTCCACCACAAAATGCCCAGCACATGGAGATCCGCTGGTTCAGGACCCACTATACACAACCTATTAACCTATACGAGGATGGCAAAGACCTGTTTGGGAAAATTATCCCCAAGTATGTGGAGAGAACAGAGCTCCTGAAAGATGCCATTGGAGAAGGGAAAGTGACCCTCAGGATCTTTAATGTCAATCCTGATGATGATGGGCACTACCATTGCATCTTCAAAGATGGCAAGTTCTATGAAGAGCACATCACAGAAGTCAAGGTCATAG CTGTGAGCTCCCGGGTTCAGATTCTTGTTCATCCTCCTACTACCAAAGGTGTGATAGTGGAATGTCATTCCAGAGGTTGGTTCCCACAACCTCACTTGGAATGGAGAGACAGCAGAGGAGGGGTCATTCCAGCTGCATCAAAATCCCATTCACGGAATGAAGACAAATTGTTTGATATGAAGATGACACTTCTCCTTAGAGACAGCTCCCTCAGGAATGTCACTTGTTGCATTTGGAACCGTCTAACAGGCCAAGAGGAAAGCACAAGCATTGTTCTACCAG TCGAAATGTTTTCTTGGAATTTTATTTGGACGATGATTGTGGCTGTGATTCTGACTATGATGGCACTCTTCATAATAATACCCAGTATTAAACTACATATTCTAGAAG ATGCACAATTAGACTTGGATGGTATGTGGCTGGATGACATGACTATGATCCTGAGCATGCTGATGGTGTTCGTGGTCATGctcattacttttattttcttcatactaAGAG GAGCACAGGACCACACACAGCACCAAGGATAG
- the LOC143271944 gene encoding putative selection and upkeep of intraepithelial T-cells protein 1 homolog isoform X1, whose translation MDDGKLLVYRLGIVAMCLLHMVTLRAERFTVTGLEKPVLAPFGAVLELSCQLSPPQNAQHMEIRWFRTHYTQPINLYEDGKDLFGKIIPKYVERTELLKDAIGEGKVTLRIFNVNPDDDGHYHCIFKDGKFYEEHITEVKVIAVSSRVQILVHPPTTKGVIVECHSRGWFPQPHLEWRDSRGGVIPAASKSHSRNEDKLFDMKMTLLLRDSSLRNVTCCIWNRLTGQEESTSIVLPVEMFSWNFIWTMIVAVILTMMALFIIIPSIKLHILEGHPCICRSPLLVALMITIISIVILILLIFCLYRKNRDAQLDLDGMWLDDMTMILSMLMVFVVMLITFIFFILRGAQDHTQHQG comes from the exons aacGATTTACAGTGACTGGATTAGAGAAGCCAGTCTTGGCTCCATTTGGTGCAGTACTTGAGCTCAGTTGTCAGCTTTCTCCACCACAAAATGCCCAGCACATGGAGATCCGCTGGTTCAGGACCCACTATACACAACCTATTAACCTATACGAGGATGGCAAAGACCTGTTTGGGAAAATTATCCCCAAGTATGTGGAGAGAACAGAGCTCCTGAAAGATGCCATTGGAGAAGGGAAAGTGACCCTCAGGATCTTTAATGTCAATCCTGATGATGATGGGCACTACCATTGCATCTTCAAAGATGGCAAGTTCTATGAAGAGCACATCACAGAAGTCAAGGTCATAG CTGTGAGCTCCCGGGTTCAGATTCTTGTTCATCCTCCTACTACCAAAGGTGTGATAGTGGAATGTCATTCCAGAGGTTGGTTCCCACAACCTCACTTGGAATGGAGAGACAGCAGAGGAGGGGTCATTCCAGCTGCATCAAAATCCCATTCACGGAATGAAGACAAATTGTTTGATATGAAGATGACACTTCTCCTTAGAGACAGCTCCCTCAGGAATGTCACTTGTTGCATTTGGAACCGTCTAACAGGCCAAGAGGAAAGCACAAGCATTGTTCTACCAG TCGAAATGTTTTCTTGGAATTTTATTTGGACGATGATTGTGGCTGTGATTCTGACTATGATGGCACTCTTCATAATAATACCCAGTATTAAACTACATATTCTAGAAG GTCACCCCTGCATATGTAGATCTCCTTTGCTTGTGGCCTTGATGATAACCATTATTTCTATTGTTATACTCATATTACTCATCTTCTGTTTGTACAGAAAAAATAGAG ATGCACAATTAGACTTGGATGGTATGTGGCTGGATGACATGACTATGATCCTGAGCATGCTGATGGTGTTCGTGGTCATGctcattacttttattttcttcatactaAGAG GAGCACAGGACCACACACAGCACCAAGGATAG